ACATAAGTCATCGGTACTACCTCTGATTGACGAAATGGTGGATTATTGCGAGCAAGAGCTGGCGGATATAGAAGAGCCGTTGGCACAAGCGGAGCATTTCATTAATTTGCTGTTTCTTGATTTATTGTTTATTGAAACGAAAAGAAATAGCTGGCCTGTTGCCGCACTACAGCTGGAACAAGCGGTTGCGCATCGCGAAATTCATCCAGTGCTTAAAGCGGTGATATTTAAAACCATAGGTGAGCAATGCGGTTTTGAAATCGATCTGGTTTTTGTCCCGGAAAAAGTCATGTTAAGGCTGATTTGTGATCAGCAGTTTGCCATTATTTTCGATCCACTCAATGGCGAGTCACTCAACTGGGAAGAGTTAGATACTCGCCTAGACGAATTACCGCAAGAACCTTCAGAATATCTTGAATCCATGGACACCAAAGCGGTGTTGGTGGAGTACCTTAGCGCGTTGAAAAATGCGCTAATTGACGCGCAACAATACACAGAAGCGCTGCGCTGTGTTGACGTACTAATCACTTTAAAACCAGATGACCCATTCCAGCGTCGCGATCGCGGATTTTTGCTTCATCAACTCGATTGCTTTAAAGTGGCGTACGATGATTATCAATATTTTGTAAATGAATGTCCGCAAGATCCAGCGGCCCAAATATTAAAAATACAATTAGATAATATAAAAATTTCCAATACAATTTTACATTAGTTCACGGAGCCTTAATGACTCATAACCCATTAATCACTAACGATGCGGTGGTGCTCGGTTTGCTGACCTTGATTTTAGGTGCAGTATTCAAAACCGCGCATAGCAGCCACCCGTTTTGGCGCAAGTTTTACAAGTATGTACCAGCCTTATTGCTGTGCTACTTTATTCCTTCGCTACTTAACACGTTTGGTATCGTTGATGGCCATAGTTCCAATGTTTACTATGTTGCCTCTCGGTTTTTATTGCCAGCTTGTTTAATACTGCTCACCATAAGTATCGATATTAAATCTATTATTAATCTTGGCCCTAAAGCCTTAATTATGTTCTTAACAGGTACGCTAGGTATTGTCATTGGCGGCCCTATTGCCATTTTAATTATGAGCGCTGTTGTGCCGGATGCAATTGGTGGCCATGGACCTGATGCGGTATGGCGCGGTATGACAACTGTTGCGGGCAGCTGGATTGGCGGCAGTGCTAACCAAGCTTCAATGAAAGAGATGTTTGAGGTTGGTGGCGATATCTTCTCAGCGATGGTAACCGTTGATGTCATTGTTGCCAATTTATGGATGGCGGTTTTGTTGTTTATGACCGCTAAACACAAAGAAATTGATGCTAGAACTGGTGCCGATACCTCGGCAATTGAAGAGCTAAAAGTTAAAGTAGAAGAGTACCAAGCGCAAAACAGCAAAACGCCGCAGTTAAATGACTATATTCGTATGATTGCGATTGCCTTTACCATTACCGGTTTTGCGCATTTCTGTGCTGATTTTCTCGGCCCGTATTTTGGTGAAACCTTCCCTTGGGCAAAAGAGTTTAGCTTAAACAGTAAGTTCTTCTGGTTAATCGTTATTGCAACAACAATAGGTATTAGCTTGTCATTCACGCGCGTGCGTGAAATTGAAGCTTATGGTGCTTCTAAAGTAGCGCAAAGCTTTATTTATATTTTGGTCGCGTCAATTGGCTTGCACATGAATGTACTTGCTATCGCTGAAACGCCAATTTACTTTGTGATTGGTGCGATTTGGATGACCATTCACGCAACACTGATGCTGACAGTAGCCAAGTTTATCAAAGCGCCACTCTTTTATATGGCTGTAGGTAGCCAAGCAAATGTTGGCGGCGCGGCTTCTGCGCCAGTGGTGGCTTCGGCATTCCACCCGTCACTTGCGCCAGTAGGCGTACTGCTTGCAGTACTGGGCTATGGTGTTGGTACTTATATGGCGTACATTTGTGGTTTGTTAATGCAAGCTGCTGCTGGTTAAATTTTAAGGAAAACTTATGACAATTGAAAAGGTTGTTGTCTCGGGTATTGAAGTTGCAAATGACAAGCCCTTCGTGCTTTTTGGTGGCATGAATGTGCTTGAGTCACGCGACTTGGCTATGCAAATTTGTGAGCACTACGTGGAAGTTACGCAAAAGCTGGGTATTCCTTATGTGTTTAAGGCATCGTTTGACAAAGCTAACCGTTCATCGGTTAACTCATACCGTGGCCCTGGCCTTGACGAAGGTATGAAAATTTTTGAAGAAATCAAAAAGACCTTCAATGTGCCAATCATTACGGATGTTCACGAACCTTATCAAGCGCAGCCTGTTGCTGATGTTGTCGATGTTATTCAGCTGCCAGCGTTTCTTGCTCGTCAAACTGATCTTGTAGTTGCGATGGCAAAAACAAGAGCGGCAATCAATGTCAAAAAACCTCAGTTTTTAGCCGCTCACGAAATGCGTCATATCATCAAAAAGTTTGGCGAGGCAGGTAACGAGCAAATTATGTTGTGTGAGCGTGGTAGCTGTTATGGTTATAACAACCTTGTGGTCGATATGCTGGCAATGGATGAAATGACGCAACAAGCGCCGGTGATTTTTGACGCGACTCACGCCTTGCAAAAGCCAGGTGGTCGTAGCGATTCTGCGGATGGTCGCCGCGCACAAGCTGCGCAGCTTGCTCGCAGCGGTATGGCATTGGGTATCGCAGGCTTATTTATTGAAGCGCACCCGAATCCTAATGAAGCGAAATGTGATGGCCCTTGCGCATTGCCACTTGATAAACTTGAGCCTTATTTAGCACAGATGAAAGCTATTGATGACTTAGTAAAAGATTTTGAGCCGCTAGATACTGCGAGCTAAACCCCTCAATTTGCTTTTGTAGCATCCGTTGGTGCAAGCTAAAAAATAAAAGCCACTTGTTGTTAATCAACCAGTGGCTTTTTTGTTTGTCAGTTGTTTTTACGAAAGTTCTTTCTTGTGAAAAGTGTTTGTTCAGAATATTACGTATTGAAGAGATTGCTCTGATCTATTGAACTGAAGTATCAATCGGCTTAGCGGAGTATTTTCAATAGCTATAGGCTCTATCGGTAAGCCAATACCAGAACCTAATTGAACCAGTATCTAATTGAACCATTACCCAATAGAGAAACTGCTTTATTTAACCCATTAACTTTATAAAGCTCTTGCGCCAATAACAAAAAGGCTAACAAAGTTAATTTGTTAGCCTTTTTTCACTGTATATAGAATGAGTGTTTAGCTTATCTTTAACTTGTTATCGAGTGAGAATTTGCCACCGCCAAGCAACATTACAGCTGCTAGTGCTAATCCCCAAACAATATGCATGTTAATAGCTGCTAATGAGATGTCTAAGTAGGCAATAACAGCAACTATATTTACAATGGTTAGACCTGCTGCAGCAAAGCGTGTAAGTAAACCCGCCGCGAGTAATACAGGTAATACTAACTCACCAATCGTTGCCATATAAGCGGCGACTTCATAGGATAAAAACGGCACAACATATTCATATTCAAACAGAAACAATGTTGATTCCCAGTCGTCAATTTTGCTTAAACCGGCTTTAAAGAAAATCCAGCCGATGTAAAGTCGAGCAAATGCCAAGGCTGGCGCTTGCAAGTAATCAAACAAACCGAATAAAAAGTTGTAGTAGTCCCTTAGCAGGGTAATTTTGCTATTCATAATTTCCTCATTGTAAAATTTTGTTGATTTGCAGCGTGACGTCAAAACTTAGTTAGCCTTGTATCACAGTGCGTTAAAGTTGTTGTGGTGATTAACTTGTATTGCTGACAGCACTTGAGCCTTTGCTAACATCGCTGAGCTCATAAATACCCAGCAATAATTGATGCTTAATGGCGTCGGCAAGCCAGTGCGATAAGTCAAATT
The nucleotide sequence above comes from Thalassotalea euphylliae. Encoded proteins:
- a CDS encoding SirB1 family protein, whose translation is MNDLLLSEINTEREDLLRAVMLVEEFIFEHKSSVLPLIDEMVDYCEQELADIEEPLAQAEHFINLLFLDLLFIETKRNSWPVAALQLEQAVAHREIHPVLKAVIFKTIGEQCGFEIDLVFVPEKVMLRLICDQQFAIIFDPLNGESLNWEELDTRLDELPQEPSEYLESMDTKAVLVEYLSALKNALIDAQQYTEALRCVDVLITLKPDDPFQRRDRGFLLHQLDCFKVAYDDYQYFVNECPQDPAAQILKIQLDNIKISNTILH
- a CDS encoding DUF819 domain-containing protein, which codes for MTHNPLITNDAVVLGLLTLILGAVFKTAHSSHPFWRKFYKYVPALLLCYFIPSLLNTFGIVDGHSSNVYYVASRFLLPACLILLTISIDIKSIINLGPKALIMFLTGTLGIVIGGPIAILIMSAVVPDAIGGHGPDAVWRGMTTVAGSWIGGSANQASMKEMFEVGGDIFSAMVTVDVIVANLWMAVLLFMTAKHKEIDARTGADTSAIEELKVKVEEYQAQNSKTPQLNDYIRMIAIAFTITGFAHFCADFLGPYFGETFPWAKEFSLNSKFFWLIVIATTIGISLSFTRVREIEAYGASKVAQSFIYILVASIGLHMNVLAIAETPIYFVIGAIWMTIHATLMLTVAKFIKAPLFYMAVGSQANVGGAASAPVVASAFHPSLAPVGVLLAVLGYGVGTYMAYICGLLMQAAAG
- a CDS encoding DoxX family protein; protein product: MNSKITLLRDYYNFLFGLFDYLQAPALAFARLYIGWIFFKAGLSKIDDWESTLFLFEYEYVVPFLSYEVAAYMATIGELVLPVLLAAGLLTRFAAAGLTIVNIVAVIAYLDISLAAINMHIVWGLALAAVMLLGGGKFSLDNKLKIS
- the kdsA gene encoding 3-deoxy-8-phosphooctulonate synthase — translated: MTIEKVVVSGIEVANDKPFVLFGGMNVLESRDLAMQICEHYVEVTQKLGIPYVFKASFDKANRSSVNSYRGPGLDEGMKIFEEIKKTFNVPIITDVHEPYQAQPVADVVDVIQLPAFLARQTDLVVAMAKTRAAINVKKPQFLAAHEMRHIIKKFGEAGNEQIMLCERGSCYGYNNLVVDMLAMDEMTQQAPVIFDATHALQKPGGRSDSADGRRAQAAQLARSGMALGIAGLFIEAHPNPNEAKCDGPCALPLDKLEPYLAQMKAIDDLVKDFEPLDTAS